A stretch of Scheffersomyces stipitis CBS 6054 chromosome 2, complete sequence DNA encodes these proteins:
- the ATE1 gene encoding arginyl-tRNA-protein transferase (Arginyl-tRNA--protein transferase 1 (R-transferase 1) (Arginyltransferase 1) (Arginine-tRNA--protein transferase 1)~go_funtion arginyltransferase activity~go_process protein arginylation; regulation of protein catabolism), with protein sequence MPFIFSPPRYISQRHCGYCNGKKTDHYALESQKKQAQLSDPDSIIIGTSITEMSCSDYDELINQGFRRSGTFLYKPDMLRTCCRYYTIRTDMSQLKLTKQHRKVVNRFIKAISENNEEPQHKNQKEYDLTGLLQAESKSKRFYTRYETSEFTPEKFALYKKYQISVHNDKPEEVTEASFDRFLCETPFPDEEIDGSSEEWDFLDSWIKNWKPSQKVQKRRIGPTHECYYLDDKLIAISVLDFLPTGVSSIYFIWDPDYAHLSLGTLSGLREILMCRELSLGYYYLGYYIDDCPKMNYKSKFGGELLDLVNEVYVPLSLAKPWIANDRLFVLGREEELENEQVEYGLDNDGHPLSLENSRFASDEVVNIAEKVYGEDAIFEKARTAMHILITKHEMAPQDKNSPYTIPEVMPGLIPLWKIVDMFETGVLSDTFPVSIIMSGRLQRLSLGKLNDVGRQLVIDCARLFGPRKIRQGILNI encoded by the exons ATGcccttcatcttcagtcCTCCTCGTTATATAAGCCAGCGACATTGTGGATATTGTAACGGCAAGAAGACAGACCATTATGCATTGGAGAGCCAGAAAAAGCAGGCACAGTTGTCGGATCCCGATTCCATTATAATAGGAACTTCCATCACGGAAATGTCGTGTTCAGACTATGACGAGCTCATCAATCAGGGATTCAGAAGGTCGGGCACCTTCTTGTATAAGCCGGACATGTTGCGTACCTGTTGTAGATACTACACGATTCGTACCGATATGAGCCAATTGAAGCTCACCAAACAGCACAGAAAAGTAGTCAATCGTTTCATAAAGGCTATAAGTGAAAATAATGAAGAGCCACAACACAAAAACCAAAAAGAGTACGACCTTACTGGATTGCTACAAGCTGAACTGAAATCAAAACGCTTCTATACGCGATACGAAACGTCTGAGTTCACACCAGAGAAATTTGCTCTCTACAAAAAGTACCAGATCAGTGTGCACAATGATAAACCGGAAGAAGTCACAGAAGCGTCGTTTGACCGATTTCTCTGTGAAACTCCGTTTccagacgaagaaattgatggttcttcagaagaatgGGATTTTCTCGATTCGTGGATCAAAAACTGGAAACCGAGTCAGAAAGTACA AAAACGTAGAATAGGCCCCACCCATGAATGCTACTATTTGGACGATAAGCTTATAGCCATTTCAGTTCTAGACTTCTTACCCACGGGAGTATCTTCTATATATTTCATCTGGGATCCCGACTATGCTCATTTGTCGTTAGGCACACTATCCGGCTTGAGAGAAATTCTCATGTGTAGAGAGTTGCTGTTGGGCTATTACTATCTAGGCTATTATATCGACGACTGCCCCAAGATGAACTACAAGCTGAAGTTTGGCGGAGAGCTTCTTGATCTAGTCAACGAAGTGTATGTCCCACTTCTGCTTGCAAAGCCCTGGATTGCCAACGACAGACTCTTTGTATTgggaagagaagaagaacttgaaaacGAACAAGTAGAGTACGGCTTAGACAACGACGGCCATCCTCTATCTCTAGAAAATAGCAGGTTTGCTTCCGATGAAGTTGTGAATATAGCCGAAAAAGTCTACGGCGAAGATGCTATCTTCGAGAAAGCACGAACGGCCATGCATATACTTATTACCAAACACGAAATGGCCCCACAGGACAAAAATAGTCCGTACACAATTCCGGAAGTCATGCCTGGACTCATCCCGTTGTGGAAGATCGTAGATATGTTTGAAACCGGAGTTCTAAGTGATACCTTCCCTGTGTCCATAATAATGAGTGGCCGTTTGCAAAGATTGCTGTTGGGAAAGCTCAATGATGTGGGCAGACAATTAGTCATCGACTGTGCACGGCTTTTTGGGCCCCGTAAAATTAGACAGGGTATACTAAATATATAG
- a CDS encoding RNA polymerase II transcription initiation factor TFIIF middle subunit (go_component transcription factor TFIIF complex~go_funtion RNA polymerase II transcription factor activity; ATP binding~go_process transcription initiation from RNA polymerase II promoter), with product MSAATSSIKTSPVKKSTESPSKTNGNKETEAGKTPNSEEVGEDPENSILSDPEDYLEEDETLDMNLTNGDQKIWLVKLPRYLAEKWAKTENLNGSQLGTVKIKKNSGGNGGKLQVKLVINKDLEESKGIPQEYDISMLNTQVRNSYVFSEENLKKFKQELTEVTQMPEQPSLQPLDKSNINNKKFQQKQPFKFFRVQKNGKDGKPVRKYIPFVKTIPKKTSLVGKICHDCQIIPSKHDSQYEKILSNRQNITQGPVRPKVTFLNEIPGVIQSNAGPSIKGNNTSVFLKSNPNKGKNAEGRAIRMPKKDLLDLLFRLFEEYEYWSMKGLKERTRQPESYLKESLDSIANLIKKGPYTSKYNLKPEYRRLRDAERAARLGLDVNEGDEKDDEEDDEDMDMEDVV from the coding sequence ATGAGCGCTGCCACTTCATCTATCAAGACTAGTCCCGTGAAGAAGAGTACCGAGTCTCCTTCTAAAACCAATGGAAACAAGGAGACAGAAGCGGGAAAGACTCCCAATCTGGAAGAAGTAGGCGAGGACCCAGAAAACTCGATTCTttcagatccagaagactatttggaagaagatgagaCGTTGGATATGAATTTAACCAATGGTGACCAGAAGATCTGGTTGGTAAAATTGCCCCGTTATTTGGCCGAAAAGTGGGCTAAAACAGAAAACCTCAATGGCAGTCAGTTGGGAACGGtaaagatcaagaagaatagtGGTGGAAATGGAGGAAAGTTGCAAGTGAAGTTGGTGATAAATAAAGATTTAGAAGAATCTAAAGGAATTCCCCAGGAATACGACATATCTATGTTGAACACGCAAGTACGAAACTCGTATGTGTTTAGCGaggaaaacttgaaaaagttcaAGCAAGAATTGACTGAAGTAACACAAATGCCAGAACAACCTTCGCTTCAACCATTAGACAAGAgcaatatcaacaacaaaaagTTCCAGCAAAAACAGCCGTTTAAATTCTTCAGAGTCCAAAAAAATGGCAAAGATGGCAAACCAGTAAGGAAGTATATTCCATTTGTCAAAACAATACCTAAGAAGACGTCGTTGGTGGGAAAGATCTGTCACGATTGCCAAATTATCCCTTCCAAGCATGATCTGCAATACGAAAAGATCTTGCTGAATCGACAGAATATCACCCAGGGACCAGTGAGGCCAAAAGTAACGTTTTTAAACGAGATTCCAGGTGTTATTCAGTCCAATGCTGGACCCTCTATTAAAGGTAACAATACGTCTGTGTTCTTGAAATCGAATCCAAACAAGGGTAAGAATGCTGAAGGCAGAGCAATCAGAATGCCGAAGAAAGATTTGTTGGATTTGTTGTTCCGTTTATTCGAAGAATACGAGTACTGGTCCATGAAGGGCTTGAAGGAAAGAACCAGGCAGCCTGAGTCCTATCTCAAAGAGTCCTTGGACTCGATCGCCAACTTGATTAAAAAGGGTCCATACACTTCCAAGTATAACTTGAAGCCAGAATATAGAAGATTGAGAGATGCCGAAAGGGCGGCCAGATTAGGACTCGACGTTAATGAAGGGGATGAAAAggacgacgaagaagatgacgaagacatGGATATGGAAGATGTTGTTTAA
- a CDS encoding 60S ribosomal protein L38 (go_component intracellular; ribosome~go_funtion structural constituent of ribosome~go_process protein biosynthesis): KEIKDIKEFVELARRADIKSAVVKVNKKINANGKKFKQTKFKVRGSRYQYTLVVNDASKAKKLQQSLPPTLNIENL; this comes from the coding sequence AAGGAAATCAAAGATATCAAGGAATTCGTCGAATTGGCTAGAAGAGCTGACATCAAGTCTGCTGTTGTCAAggtcaacaagaagatcaacgCCAACGGTAAGAAGTTCAAGCAAACCAAGTTCAAGGTCAGAGGTTCCAGATACCAATACACCTTGGTTGTTAACGACGCTTCTAAGgccaagaagttgcaacAATCCTTGCCACCAACCTTGAACATCGAGAACTTGTAA
- a CDS encoding U5 small nuclear ribonucleo protein particle protein (go_component spliceosome complex~go_process RNA splicing), producing the protein MDFSSVISSEISKKRKSLSSRKSKRSKNRDESDNKQLENDIQIDKTAEIREHKDSFTNNDKELLNSITDAQLNEKLAEFDKLTQEENLTKLEKIKKLQFLVKQRAKNEKYKTIIEKEAEFSKDPAKKTIDLNYITEIDTYRDKLYVILRVCIKDMIRNWEDSINYSEYQTAVQKKLLHETKRDIVKLLYKLRSHKLNDDMLTSLTTIVFYLQSHDFRRANESYMKLSIGNVAWPIGVQNVGIHARSASSKIAGATKAANIMVDDKTRRWITAIKRIITATERIHKNS; encoded by the exons ATGGATTTCTCAAGTGTAATATCGAGCGAAATcagcaagaagagaaagagcCTCCTGAGCAGGAAGCTGAAACGATCTAAAAACAGAGATGAGCTGGATAACAAACAATTGGAAAACGACATTCAAATCGATAAAACCGCTGAGATACGCGAACACAAAGATTCATTCACAAATA ACGATAAGGAACTTCTTAACTCGATCACAGATGCTcaattgaatgaaaaacTAGCTGAATTCGACAAATTGACACAAGAGGAAAATCTAACtaaattggaaaagatcaagaaacttcaatttcttgttaaACAAAGAGCTAAGAATGAAAAGTATAAAACAATAATCGAGAAGGAAGCCGAATTCAGCAAGGACCCTGCCAAAAAAACCATAGATTTGAACTATATCACTGAGATAGACACATATAGAGACAAGTTGTATGTGATTCTTCGAGTTTGTATCAAGGATATGATCCGCAACTGGGAAGATAGCATAAACTACTC AGAATATCAAACCGCGGTCCAGAAGAAGCTACTACACGAAACCAAGAGAGATATAGTAAAATTACTCTATAAACTCAGATCTCACAAACTCAACGACGACATGCTTACATCGCTCACTACCATTGTGTTTTATCTCCAGAGCCACGACTTTCGTAGAGCCAATGAAAGCTATATGAAGCTCAGTATAGGCAATGTTGCTTGGCCCATTGGTGTACAAAATGTAGGAATCCATGCCAGAAGTGCCTCTCTGAAGATTGCAGGAGCAACCAAGGCTGCTAATATCATGGTAGATGACAAGACAAGACGGTGGATCACGGCAATCAAGAGGATAATCACAGCTACAGAGAGAATACACAAAAATAGTTAA